A region of the Anolis sagrei isolate rAnoSag1 chromosome 4, rAnoSag1.mat, whole genome shotgun sequence genome:
GTGCTTGTTACCTTGATTCTTCtttttgccattcatttcttcCTACAAGTACTTCCCTTACCATCTTTCGAAAGCTCTGTTGTAGTCCTTCATTTGCTTTAGATGTATCTACATTTAAATAAATGAACCCGTGTAGCAGTCGGAAGAAGGCTGTTTTGCCATTCCCCTGTGGGACAGTGAGGCACCCTGTCCTTTGCAGATGCTCTCTGTAGCTCCATGTTCCTCTGGCGTATTGGTAACCCGTCTTGGGTGGAGTACCTTGCTTTGCTTGTGGGTGGGTCTTCTATTTCTCCCTCCCACTTTATCTGGCACAGTGGTTCACACTTTGCAAGGCTGAACTGTTTGCACAAGCAACTCCTGCCTGCCTCCCCCTTTTGAAGGGCATCCAGGAAGCAGCAGCTCATGATTGAAGAAGGGCACGCCAGGAATCCCTGGCAGAGAAAGAGCAGAGGCTGGCAAGCAGGTTTCAGATGGTGTGCCATTGCACTTGCAAATGATGCTGAAGCTCTGATTGTGGGGTGCAGCTATTTGAGGAGGCAAAACATCTTGGGCCAGCCCTGACTCTTCAGGGAAGGCTATGGGATGAATTACAGAAATGCCTTTGGGGTGTTGTTTGTACTAATAAtgcccccctttctcttctccttatcCCTTCGTTCCCATCCATTGGATACTGAATGTGTGTCCCACATCCTCCCAACTGCTTGCTGATGAATCCTTCCCCCACCCGCCCACCTCACCTTGCATCGCCCTGCACACTCTTTTGCATGGCTACAAACTATGACCCTTCTTTTTGGTTTGTGCTGCATTTTGttgtgttgctgctgttgctgctgccacCATTGTTCTGGCTGTTCCCATTTCATGTGGCCGGTGACTCTTGTGTCGTTTCTCATTAGATAGTTATGCTTCAGCCTCCAGCAAAGAGTGGCGGGTAGGTGAGAAGGATTCCGTTTGTGCTTCTTGTTGCCATCACGGGTCCCTTCCACCTACCTCGTCTTCGCCCCTCTCCCCCAGTGACTGTATCAGCAGGTCCATGCCCTCTCAGCCTGACCCCTGCTTGATGGACGAGAGTTGGTTTGTTACCCCTCCCCCCTGTTTTACTGCAGAATGTTCCGATCCTGTCAGCATGGAGAGTAACCCCATGGAGGACCTCTTGATTGAGCATCCCAGCATGTCTGTCTATGTCACCAGCAGCACTATTGTTGTGGAAACCCAGACTCCTGAGGAGCACATCAATCATGATGGGTAAGTCCCTGGAAAGTAGTGTAATTTGTACTTTTGAGCTAGTGTTGTGTAGTGGTCTGAACATTGAACTAAAGGCCttaccacacagccctatatcccagaatatcaaggcggaaaatcccacattatctgagtgtggactcagggcccttccacacagtcctgtaacccagaatatcaagagagaaaatcccacaatatctgctttgaactcagatAATgcggaattttctgccttgatattctggggtatagggctgtgtggaatggccctaggACTCCAGGAGATCAGGGTTCGATCCTGAAAAAAAGGGTTAAGGggtaacatgatagccatgcttaaatatttgaaaagatgtcatattgaagatggaacaggcttgttttatagtgctctggagactaggacacagagcaatagtGGAAAtgagattgtattgtcgaaggctttcatgaccggaatcactgggttgttgtaggttgttcaggctgtatggccatgttctagaagcatgttaagtctgcatccatggcagaggttgtaaggtcagaggttgtaaggtctcttggaaactaggtaaattgggtttatatatctgtgaaaactctagggtgggagaaagaactcttgtctgttggagctagatgtgaattataactgtaaataaagaacaacactcaaacacaggagaactccagacaataaacaatcagggacagctaatcacctctcaacaaaggattctcccaggcagtaacaagccacatctaaaaactgttaggccatcaaatgctaattaaggtagccaactgaaacattcacatctagctccaacagacaagtattctttcttccaccctggactttccacatatatatataaactcaattttcctagtttccaacagacctcacaacctctgaggatgcctaccatagatgcaggtgaaatgtcaggcgagaatgcttctagaacatggccgtacagcctgaaaaacctacaacaacttggAAATGAGAttctacattaggaagaacttcctaatagtAAGAACCGTTCAACAGTGGGAAGTACTACCTTGGAGAGTGGTTGAGTCTCTCCCTTCAGAGGTTTTAAAAATAGAGGCCGGGTGACCATCTCTCAGGGTgatttgattatgtattcctgcatggcaggaattTGGCTTTGCTAGCCTACTAACGGGTAAATTAGTTACATTTCTATCAATTTCTTTACAACAGCctggcccaaggtcacctagagAATTTCATGTCTGGGTGCGGACTTGAATATGGATTTCCCAATTCCAGTACTCTAGCCACTACACAACCTAACACGGTTGTACTTAGTTTGTCTACTGATTTGAATTGTATGATGGAGAAAAGGGAAGCATTTTCTTGGCCTTTCCTGTCCTTGGTCCTACCATTTCCCATGTACTGGAAAGTTAACTGTGGTGGTGTTGAACTCTTTTAGGACTGTGCCTACACTGTACATGTTACTCTGGTGTAAATCTGCCCATGAGCAGCCCCAGATTCAGCATGTAAGACCACGTCAGCCCTGCTGGGCTGCCACCTCATCCACTGTATAGCCACTGCCACTCTCCATTGACCACAAAGCTCACTGTGAGTGCCTGTCTGTCACCTGTCACATCTGCTTGTGTCACAGTGGGCACCTGTGTGATCAATCCTCTACTTGTTCGTTGCATAGGTGCTCCATTCTGATATCAGCAGACGAGGCAGGGATGGCCAGGTACTCAGATGTAGTTCTGTGATGATGGTACAAGTGTCTATCTGGACATGGCATCAGTCTGATCCAGACTGAATCCAGCTGCACAGATGGCTGCAAAGCCttgggatactctggagtttccagCAACTCTGGAATATCCCCAACTTTGTATTATGTGGAGCAAAGTTGAGTTAAACCCAGCAAACCTGGGATAGTCACCTGAAGTCACTACACGCCATGGAGATCTGATAGTGGTGAATTTGTGGTGTCTAGGGTTttgatttaaattttatttaaagtaGAAAATAAAATTTCTCAGGAAATTGTGAGAATCAAAGTCCCCCAAAGCATTTTCCACCCAAGCTCTGAACTGCCATATTGAAAGACATAAAAATCATCCTAAATATGCTGTATATTTTTATGCTTTGCTTTTATGCAGGGAAGAACCTGAACGGCGTTTGCAACGCCATGCCCCGCACCACTCCACCTCTCTTGCCACCAAGGCTGCCATCTTGGAGAAGGTCAACCAAGTGCACCGGATTCAAAGGGCAAAGCATCTGGCAGAGAAGCACAACTTCAGTCAGAAAGTCATGCAGAGGCAGAACCGCACCCGAGAGTGCCGCCCACGACGGGCCAAACACCAAGGCAGCTTTGTCTACCAACCAAGCCAGCGCCAATACAACTACTAAGCTACTTCAAGAAGTCTACACTGTGGGGCATTATCCGTTTAACTTTCAGCTTCACCAGTTCCTCACAATGCTTTCTTCAGCCAAGATGGTCCTCTTCGTCCATTTTTGAAATAAATCCATCCCTTCTCCCAGGAGAGAACCTCCTACATTGTACTAAGCTGGCAATATTCAATGGTAGTTCTTTTGTGGGCTTTTCTTGGGCTTCACCCCTATCTTCAGCCACAAATTATTTTCTTACCTATGACTTTCTTTCCTCTTTGGGTTTCATCTCCCCCTCTGCTGTCTCTTCTTCTACAGATGTTGTCCTTGATTTGAATCTGAAGGTGAAAGAAACCTAACCCGTCCCACTAACATTAAGTAGCAAAGCTGTAGGTCTACTTTGAACCTCGAATATATGTTTTTGCTGTTCTTTTTGGAGAAACATGTTTGCATCTTGGGTACCAAGCAAGACCATTTATTTTCATGTGGTGTTTTCCTTGGTTCCTAGATAGCATGTATTTATACACTGGCTATAGTAGCAGTTTCCAGTGTTAAGAGTAATTTGGTGCTTCCAGTGACTATATCACATTTTGTTTTCTAAATAAGAGTTATAGGAGGGACGAGGTGCACTGTCATTTCCTTTGTCCTTCACTGTTGCACTAGAGGGCCTGTGACATCAGTGCCTTTCATTATGACATCACACTCTTCACAGTGGAAACGGACTGTGATGTCACAAGTTGATATGCCAGGTTCATGTGCAAACTGGAACACAAAACAATAAATAGGTCCAAAATACAATGATGAACACAACCTGTATCTTGTATCTTCTTTCCCTTAAAATAAAATGGATTGTATATTTATTCCTATTATGCAGAGTTGATAATGGGGGCTAGTCCTGAGATATCCTGCCACATTCTTAATTGTACAAAAGCTCCATGAAAGTTTTGACATTGACTTCAAATGTAGGATGGATTATTCCTGGTGTTTCTGTTCAGCAATAAGATGCAGTGCAGAATCTTTCAAAGTCCATTCCGGGCAGCCAAGCAATTTTCAGTTAGCAGCAGAGGTTTAACTTGGAAGCTCCGGGATTCACTGAAAAATCAGTCATGCACATTgcttttcaaaacaatttcaaaagttGCATTTAGAGCTGTCACATATTTCCACCTCATATCATTCACATCTTCATAGTATTATGATAGTGTCATGATCAAATAAAATGGAAAGCTctggtactttttaaaaataaaacaaggcTAAAGATATTTCAAGGAACATTCACAAATAGAATTAAATTATATGCATTAAGTCCTCCAGCCCCTGTATATTTTGCCCTGAATCTAAACATGGAAATGTCCTACAATAAAAAGTACTGTTTTTCATCCCAAGAGCCTTTTTTTACTCTAGTATATGAAAAATGAATGATTACAAAATTGTGTGAAAAAACATAACTCAAGCTTGACATGAAGTTTTTGCATGAACAGATCTGTCAGTGCTTAACTTCAGAGTTTTAGTGGGGGGTTTTTTAACCAATCTGAAATAAAATTGTTACCTTTAGTTCTGAGGAATTTCATGGATATGAGTGCCAAGGGCACAATCTGGACAGTCCAATGCTTGCACTAGGAAATAAGTTTTCACCTCTTGATTTTAGAGGGACTGGATCATACCCTAATATGAGATTTAGTGATAAAACATAGTTTACCAATCCCTATTCTTTACCATTAACAGAATGCTTCATAttcttttatattgtttttttaaaaaacctttctcCTCAAGCTACTGCCCTCAGTAAAGAAAAGGACATACACATTTTTGAGATGATAAAGTATGTTGGAAAGCATAgggtttttttccgtgtcaggagcgacttgagaaactacaagtcacttctggtgtgagagaattggccgtctccaaggatgttggccaagggacgcccagatgttttaccatcctgtgggaggcttctttcatgtcctctcATAAaaacctggagctgacaggcaggaacTCACCTcattccttggatttgaaccattaaccttttggtcagtagtcctgccagcacaagggttaaacccattgcgccactgggggctccttggaaAACATAGTGAAGGATGCTAAATTGACGTGAAAGAAGCTAGGATGATGAAGCAAAAAGTAGAAGACAGTCAAAGTAAAACTGCAGTCTTATCTATAAGCATTGGAGTTGCCTTCAGCCACTGATGGGCTACCCATTCCATAATTCTTCACCAGCCTGACTGATGATGATTAGGGATGATTAAGAATTTGGACAGCGTGGAAGAAAGCATACTAGAAATAAAATGCCATTGAAGCCACTTGAAGCACAAGTCAGGCTTGGATATCAGAAAAGGAATTTGGAAGCTGCTGAACAGGTGTGAGCAAAAGACTTGAGGATCTGGACTTCACTGTGTAAAAGGAATCATTTATAAAAGATTGCATTAAGAATTTTTTGTAGAAAGATTTTTACATGGTGTACACATAAGCAGGCACTCAAGTTAGTTGCAATGTCTTAAGTCAGACTTGACATTTACATTGCTTCACATTCCCATTTGTGATTGTAGTACTATTTTCAAGGCTGCAAATATCTCTACCTTAAAAGCCAGACAGAACTCTGAAGTGATGGAGATCTGTCTTACTATCAAGAGGTTCACTGCTGGAGGGTGTTACCAGCCCCTTCCCACCAGCTAATGATGCTGCAACACTTCATCAGAGCATTGTGTGGTGGTGAAAGGGAGCTAGCCATGTCACCTTGCCGCACCCTTTACTCTAGCAGCAAAGGTCATCATTGGCTGAAATGACTGTCTGGCATTTAAGATGGGTTCCAGGAGTCAGATGGGGAGTTACAGCATAGCTACTACATTGTAGTTATGTGTTTGATACACTGCCTCAGTCAAACTCTAGAATATAAGACAGAGAACACATTGCATAATCTAAAGCTACACTAAAGTGATTTCCCTTAAATTTTGCTGGACAAGGGTTAATAATTGAAAACAAGTACACATACAAAATACCAGTAAGACCACCAAAGGACAGGGTAACTGTATCCCTTTCctactttttatttattaattatgcattcattctccagtcaGGGTCATCAAACAAATTTCATCCTGTTCATAATCTTCCATGACATTGTTTCTTAAGTATTTGCCCAATATGAATGAGGGATCGTCTCTCTGGAATCTTTTTCATGACAAACTGTTAAATCTGCATATTGAACTTGTTTGGTTATTGCCAAGGGGGGAAACTACTTCCCTCATATAACAACCAAAATACCCACCGGACTCACCTTTCAAGGCATCTTGGGGGGATTATGTCATCATTGTGTCCCTGTTTATAGACAAATAGACGACACTCTGACACCCATCATTCTCCACTGGTGACAATATGGCTGTGGATAGGTGCAGGAGAGTAGAGTTCATGATGAAATGAAACTAACTGCTCACCTAGAAGTCATGCTTTCCCTGAAATTGCTAGTTCTGGAGCATTAATAAAAATACACCCAGTGCCAGGATTTTGAATGACAAACCTTTAAGTTGTATCACAAATGGTTTTTGAAAACCTGGCTCATTTTCAGAAATGGTTTACCAAATATCTTTTTGAGGAGCAGAATTGCTATTCAATAAGTGAAAGGCTAATGATACTATCCAACAAATTCAAACCTTCTTTGTGTATAGGAATTAGATTCCACTTCTTAGCATAATAACTTTCAGTTCTTAAGGCACAACAGAACTTTTCCATCTGATCTAGAAATGGACCTCCACTGTTACTTATTTACAGGACAGAACAGTATAATCCACAGAAATCCCAAGAGGTTCAGCTTTGCCAACAATGGAAACGCAAGACAGTTGTGACTCTTGATTGCTAAGATACTGGTATGAAAAGAGACAGTATTTTTTAAACACAGCTCTTCAAAATACATACATCTCCATGTTTGGATAGCGCAAGCTGTGTGTTTAAATCTAACTGCTGGAAAACAGGGTAAATAGAAAACTAATTCCCCTTCATCAAATGACTTTCTTGGtatctttccctcttcttttgccATTCCCACACCCTTGGTTGCACTGTCTTTCCATGTATCTTTGGAAACCTATTTCCaaggaaatgattttgtttattgaaGAGATAAGTAATGCTATTGCCTGATTCTTACCCTGgcatcacaaacaaacaaaaacaaacaaaacccgcGTATGGGGCTAGCTCTTGTGCCTTCAAAGGATGCTGAAGAATAATGAGTTACTGGTGTAGAGAGCACTTGGCAACACAGCTTAACAGAAACCTTAAAATTTATTTGCTGGCATCTGCTTTGTACCACCTCCAAGTTAACTTCATTAACTGCAGCAAAGAATGGTGTGCCAGAATCTGGCATTATTCTCACGAACAATACTAGAAAAAAAATGAGGCCGTTGTGTTTCTTATTAAAAGGTTTccccattttttccccaaagccaTATGGCTGACCTAAAATATGGGTGTGGTAGTAGGGGGCCAGGGAAGTGTAATTGGCAAAAATGATCATGGTTCCAGGCAAAATTGATGTGTTCAGgcaatcttttttttcttcatttttgctCACTGGGAAAGAGAGACTGAGTCGGCAGTACGAAGTAGAGTCAATTGTTCCAGCTTGGAGATAGTCACAGAATGTGTTAGCTTCACTTGGATCTGATTAAAAGAGAAAACGTAACACTTTCTTTAATTCTGTGAAGTGTTTACATCCTTTCGCCTCTTTGCTTTCTCATTAAATGCCTCttgctgcagcagccctggggaTGAGGAGGGGAGAGAGATCTAGGAGACTTTTATTTAAGGAGAAAGGTCTCCTAGACAGAAGTTTGAACGATTTCATATGGATCACACCATTTTTGCCTGAAGGGATCCTACCGTCTTATGACACTGAAAACTGAATTTTGAATATGGTATTTGAGTATATAACATTCTGAGTTAGCGTTTTCCATATTCAAAAACGAATGAAAGGATAACCAGTAAAAATTCAAAAAGACCCATTTCTACATATTAACTATATTAGGTTATTACTTTTCTATTGTCTCTGAAGTCAAAGCCAGTTGAACCCCTGTCACAAAAGCATTTGAATGCATTAACCcttaaacaaattttaaaaaatttaaatttgcaaaacagaagaaaattgtGTTGATTTCAATGTGTGCTGAGAAAAATCATAACATTAGGCACTTCTTAGTTGGATAGCCCTCCCATGAAAACTGAGAAAATTGTGACTGCAACATACGTACTGAAATCATGGGAACTGAGGTCCTGGAAACATAGTGGAGTCCTCTCATAAACCCTGTCAGAACATATAGGAGAAATTTGGAGGAAGGTGCCTACAGGGTCACTGTATCACATGAGTGCCTACATATTTGAACTGGTTCTTTTGATTTGGCACCTTAACACTAAATGATTATTATTTTGAACCTCAGCATtgatcctttaaaaaacaaatagaGCTGTACTTCCCAGAAACAAATTGTCATTTTCCTCTTTGTCTGATGTGCTAATTTACTGACATATATATAACATCTAACAACCAGACCCACATCATTATCATATTCcaaagtgattttaaaaaatgcatggatATGTTTTAACATGTATAAAAGAACAGTATTAGATCTCCATCATGTGCCTCTAGTGCTCAGGGAAAGCAACTGGGCATCACATCCTGTCATTTAGTTTCTAAGGGATCTGATTTGCCTACTGTTGGGAGAGAGATTGCTGTATTATTGCAACTTTGGCCAACCTGGTACCAAAGgagttgaactacaattcccattactgtgaataaataggaaaatgggtgggAGATTTAGTCCAAGATATCTTAAAACTACCAAGTTGAGGAGAGCTGTAAGACAGGAACCACTGATTTGGTTCTGCAAGACAGTTCATAGGCTTTTAGATCACTGTTCTTGTTTCAATCTTTCAGAATCTGCTGCATTAATAACAAAAATCTACATATATGTGTCAATAAAATATGGATCtatgtttttctccttctccatcatATGGACCAGAGGTTGGAATTGTGTAGCTCTCCAGAtgctgaactgcaactctcagcttTCCTCATCTGGGGGGCCACACCATTCATACTGGTGATTTAGACCTTTtgcaaatgttttaattttaagagACAAAGTTCTCTGAGTACAAATAAGCCCCAAATTCTTAATTTCTTGGAACAGTGTGCACAAGTCCTGAGAAAAAAAGAATCAGCATGAATGGGAACAGCTGAATTCAGAAATAGCAATCTAAGCTAATGTTTTCCAGATGGCCTGGAGTGAACTCCCAGACATCTATGCCCCTTATGTAAAATTGGGATAATTGGCTTGTTTGTACCTTATAGCCACATTCTGAGAATGAGATTCATAATTGTTATTATGAATGCAAACACAACCCTCCGTATATTATTGCAGAAGCAAGGTCCAAATGTCTACTGATTAAAGTATGCATCTCACGAACATTGTCAACAGGCACATCTGTAAAATGTCAGCATCCTTTCATTGTGTTTCCTAGTGCAGGAGAGCCATCTAATGTTCCCATCCTCAGAATTCAATTATTGATTCCTAGCATGGTGTTCCAAAACATCAACTCTACAAAAGTCTCCAATGTTAAGTCAAAGAAGGGGTGCTTAAAACTATGAACTTCTGTGTGTGCATTCGTTTAATGTGTGTATGCACATGTGTAAATATGTTACAAGAGGGAGGATGTAAGCCTTTTTTAAATCAACTGTTTTTGTGGTGTGCTGTGCAGTGA
Encoded here:
- the TP53INP2 gene encoding tumor protein p53-inducible nuclear protein 2 isoform X1, translated to MFQRLTSLFFSDSSAPEDFEEPKPFISKEEEEDDWLIIDITDSYASASSKEWRVGEKDSVCASCCHHGSLPPTSSSPLSPSDCISRSMPSQPDPCLMDESWFVTPPPCFTAECSDPVSMESNPMEDLLIEHPSMSVYVTSSTIVVETQTPEEHINHDGEEPERRLQRHAPHHSTSLATKAAILEKVNQVHRIQRAKHLAEKHNFSQKVMQRQNRTRECRPRRAKHQGSFVYQPSQRQYNY
- the TP53INP2 gene encoding tumor protein p53-inducible nuclear protein 2 isoform X2; amino-acid sequence: MFQRLTSLFFSDSSAPEDFEEPKPFISKEEEEDDWLIIDITECSDPVSMESNPMEDLLIEHPSMSVYVTSSTIVVETQTPEEHINHDGEEPERRLQRHAPHHSTSLATKAAILEKVNQVHRIQRAKHLAEKHNFSQKVMQRQNRTRECRPRRAKHQGSFVYQPSQRQYNY